In Methylacidiphilum infernorum V4, a single window of DNA contains:
- a CDS encoding dihydroorotate dehydrogenase-like protein: MSTSLETTYLGLKLSSPLVPSASPLSKSIDTVKALEEMGAGAVVLYSLFEEDIEKEALHLERSVTMGTESFAEALSYVPEVPGLKMGPDYYLDHLRRLKESVSIPIIASLNAQSPGQWVKYAKLIEEAGADALELNLYSIPTQESLSSTELEQRYLEIVSACRQSVSLPIAVKLSPFFTNFFSFSSRVEKTAVQGLVLFNRFFQPDIDLENMTVEPRITLSTEGELLLRITWIGILYNRVKLDLSATGGILSSTDVLKALLSGATTVQLCSALLYHGVEYLKTVKNGVVEWLEEKGYRSINEIRGLLSQKNCPDPSSYERAQYVYALSVYPTPSLSGLEKKPKM, from the coding sequence ATGAGCACAAGCTTAGAAACCACTTATTTAGGGTTGAAACTCTCTTCTCCACTGGTTCCTTCGGCTTCTCCCCTAAGCAAATCGATCGACACGGTAAAAGCCCTGGAAGAAATGGGAGCGGGGGCCGTTGTCCTTTATTCCCTCTTTGAAGAAGACATCGAGAAGGAAGCCTTGCATCTGGAAAGATCGGTGACGATGGGAACGGAGTCTTTTGCGGAAGCCCTGAGCTATGTGCCCGAGGTCCCCGGGTTGAAAATGGGTCCAGATTATTATCTTGATCATTTAAGAAGGCTGAAAGAATCGGTTTCCATTCCCATTATTGCGAGTTTGAATGCCCAGAGTCCAGGTCAGTGGGTAAAGTATGCCAAGCTCATCGAAGAGGCGGGGGCCGATGCCTTAGAGCTTAACCTCTATTCTATCCCTACCCAAGAAAGCCTTTCTTCAACTGAACTCGAACAAAGATACTTGGAGATTGTTAGCGCTTGTCGCCAATCGGTCAGCCTGCCCATAGCCGTTAAGTTAAGTCCCTTTTTTACAAACTTCTTTTCCTTTTCTAGCCGGGTAGAAAAGACAGCGGTCCAGGGGCTTGTGCTTTTCAATCGATTTTTTCAGCCCGATATCGATCTGGAAAATATGACCGTGGAACCAAGAATTACCTTGAGTACGGAAGGAGAACTGCTTTTGCGAATTACCTGGATAGGCATTCTCTATAACAGGGTCAAGCTCGACTTATCGGCTACAGGGGGAATATTGAGCTCGACCGATGTCCTAAAAGCCCTGCTTTCGGGAGCCACGACCGTGCAACTCTGTTCCGCCCTTCTTTATCATGGAGTGGAATATCTCAAAACGGTTAAAAACGGGGTTGTCGAGTGGTTGGAAGAAAAAGGCTACCGTTCGATCAACGAGATCAGGGGACTGCTCAGCCAGAAAAATTGCCCGGATCCCTCAAGCTATGAGAGGGCCCAGTATGTTTATGCCCTTTCTGTGTATCCTACCCCCTCTCTTTCGGGCTTGGAGAAAAAACCAAAAATGTGA
- the nifJ gene encoding pyruvate:ferredoxin (flavodoxin) oxidoreductase, with product MASVPLKTVDANEAVARVAYLFSELIALYPITPASPMGEWADKWRMEKRTNLWGLLPRVVEMQSEGGVAGTIHGALLSGSLATTFTASQGLLLMLPNMFKIAGELLPAVFHVASRTVATHALSIFGDHSDVMAARSTGFALLNSQSVQEAADLAVVAHIAALEASIPFIHFFDGFRTSHEINTIEPVGEELMRELLPRNAILKFRQRALNPDKPLLYGSSQNPDVYFQARERVNPYYTDCPGIVQDVMDKLGNRTGRHYKIYDYYGDPQATLVVVVMGSAAETLSLVVDDLNNKGWKTGIVKVRLFSPFDQERFLSCFPPTTRSIAVLDRCKEPGAAGEPLFLQVSSAILNNISGRHFPFPVLPRLIGGRYGLSSKEFNPAMAKAVFDHLSKADAWSGFTVGIVDDVSGRSIPVDEAYTVGKKESYEALFYGLGSDGTVSANKNTVKIMGEKGKGYAQGYFVYDSKKSGSMTISHLRFSPRPITAPYLVQRANFVGCHQFEFIFKYDLLKEIENEGILLLNSPYEALETWNKLPREVQRKIKDKKIRFYTIDAYKIAKGCGLGTRINTIMQLAFFKLTNLIPFEEALALMKEHIQISYGYRGEEIVRRNYEALEKAQSALCPFPAQEALLGTVPLPSLIPEEAPEYVKTVIGEMMALRGDKLPVSSFSPYGAFPTATSRWEKRNISLEVPLWEPSLCIQCGQCIMACPHGVIRAKVYEPSCLEKAPEGFLKAQARYPQWEGLFYSIAVSEADCTGCALCVEVCPAFDKYQPAKKAINMTMRRDLFEELRKGHFAFFLQLPDVEKEKIDIESLRDVSLLRPLFEFPGACAGCGETPYLKLLSQLFGDRLLVANATGCSSIYGGNLPTTPWAQDSSGRGPAWANSLFEDNAEFGLGLFLGVDQLRDRARLLLGDMAKKGWIEEGLLEELIEAEEKSPREFLEQRKRIQLLKERLKGLALFEARELEAVAGYLSKKTVWIVGGDGWAYDIGLGGLIHVLALNFNVRVLVLDTEVYSNTGGQASKATPRGAVAKFAASGKTTPKMDLALMAISLGNVYVASVSIGADAEHTINAFLEAEAFDGPSLILAYSHCIAHGIDMSKSMHHQKSLVASGRWPIFRYNPKGYADGKHLKLDWTRPIEGFEKAELSENRFRMLFFSDPERAEDLLALALADCRNRLEYYKKIN from the coding sequence ATGGCTTCTGTTCCATTAAAAACCGTGGATGCCAACGAAGCGGTGGCTCGAGTAGCTTATCTTTTCAGTGAACTCATCGCTCTCTATCCGATTACTCCCGCCTCTCCTATGGGAGAATGGGCGGATAAATGGAGAATGGAAAAAAGGACCAACCTTTGGGGTTTGCTTCCCCGGGTTGTTGAAATGCAGAGTGAGGGAGGGGTGGCAGGGACGATCCATGGGGCCTTGTTATCCGGGAGCTTGGCCACCACTTTTACCGCTTCCCAGGGACTTTTACTGATGCTTCCCAACATGTTTAAGATAGCGGGCGAACTTTTGCCCGCTGTCTTTCATGTTGCCTCTAGAACGGTTGCCACCCATGCCTTGTCCATTTTTGGAGATCACAGTGATGTGATGGCTGCCAGGTCAACGGGATTTGCCCTTTTAAACTCGCAGTCCGTCCAAGAAGCGGCTGACCTGGCTGTTGTAGCCCATATTGCGGCCTTGGAAGCATCTATTCCTTTCATTCATTTTTTTGATGGATTTCGAACGAGCCATGAAATCAACACCATTGAACCGGTTGGCGAAGAGTTGATGAGAGAGTTGTTGCCGAGAAATGCGATCTTGAAATTTAGGCAGCGGGCTCTAAATCCGGATAAGCCTTTACTCTACGGGAGTTCACAAAACCCGGATGTTTATTTTCAAGCCAGGGAAAGAGTTAATCCTTATTATACGGATTGCCCGGGAATAGTCCAGGACGTCATGGACAAGCTGGGCAACCGAACCGGCCGCCATTATAAAATCTACGATTATTATGGGGATCCCCAAGCCACCTTGGTTGTTGTCGTCATGGGATCGGCTGCAGAAACCCTTTCCTTGGTTGTAGATGACCTCAATAACAAGGGGTGGAAGACGGGAATCGTCAAGGTCAGGTTGTTTAGTCCCTTTGATCAGGAAAGGTTTTTAAGCTGTTTTCCTCCAACAACCCGATCTATTGCTGTGCTGGACCGGTGTAAAGAACCGGGGGCGGCCGGCGAGCCTCTTTTTCTTCAAGTTTCCTCGGCCATTTTGAATAACATTTCGGGAAGGCATTTTCCTTTCCCCGTTTTGCCTCGGCTGATCGGCGGCCGATACGGGTTATCCTCCAAGGAGTTCAACCCGGCAATGGCCAAAGCGGTTTTTGATCATTTATCCAAGGCCGATGCTTGGAGCGGTTTTACAGTGGGGATAGTGGACGATGTCAGTGGCAGGAGTATCCCGGTTGACGAGGCTTATACGGTAGGCAAAAAGGAGAGTTATGAAGCGCTATTTTATGGGCTGGGTTCCGATGGAACGGTGAGTGCCAATAAAAATACCGTTAAGATCATGGGAGAAAAGGGGAAAGGCTATGCTCAAGGCTATTTTGTCTACGACTCTAAAAAATCGGGCTCGATGACCATTTCTCATTTACGGTTTAGCCCAAGACCGATTACCGCTCCCTATCTCGTCCAAAGGGCGAACTTCGTAGGTTGTCATCAATTCGAATTCATTTTCAAGTACGATCTCCTCAAGGAGATAGAAAATGAAGGAATACTGCTGCTGAACAGTCCTTATGAGGCCCTGGAAACTTGGAATAAGCTTCCTCGAGAAGTGCAAAGAAAAATAAAGGATAAAAAGATCCGTTTTTACACCATCGATGCCTATAAAATCGCTAAAGGTTGCGGGTTAGGAACCCGGATCAATACCATCATGCAGTTGGCCTTTTTTAAACTGACCAACCTCATTCCCTTTGAAGAGGCCTTAGCCTTGATGAAAGAACATATCCAGATCAGCTACGGCTACCGGGGAGAAGAGATCGTTAGAAGGAATTATGAAGCCCTGGAAAAGGCTCAATCCGCTCTTTGCCCGTTCCCTGCTCAAGAAGCCCTTTTAGGGACGGTTCCCTTGCCTTCTTTAATTCCTGAAGAGGCGCCCGAGTACGTGAAAACGGTTATTGGAGAGATGATGGCTCTCCGGGGAGACAAGCTGCCCGTTAGCTCCTTTTCTCCCTATGGGGCTTTCCCCACGGCGACATCCCGGTGGGAAAAGCGCAACATATCCTTGGAAGTCCCGCTTTGGGAGCCCTCTCTTTGTATTCAATGCGGTCAATGTATCATGGCCTGTCCGCATGGGGTCATTCGAGCAAAGGTCTATGAACCAAGTTGCTTGGAAAAAGCTCCGGAAGGTTTTTTAAAAGCACAAGCCAGGTATCCTCAATGGGAAGGTTTATTTTATTCCATCGCTGTTTCTGAAGCGGATTGCACGGGCTGTGCCCTTTGCGTTGAAGTTTGTCCGGCATTTGACAAGTACCAGCCTGCCAAAAAAGCGATAAACATGACCATGCGCAGGGACCTTTTCGAGGAGCTAAGGAAGGGGCACTTTGCGTTTTTCCTGCAACTTCCCGACGTAGAAAAAGAGAAAATCGACATTGAATCCTTAAGAGATGTTTCCCTTCTGCGTCCCCTTTTTGAGTTTCCCGGGGCCTGTGCCGGCTGCGGAGAAACTCCTTATTTGAAGTTATTAAGCCAGCTTTTTGGAGATAGACTCCTCGTTGCAAATGCTACCGGCTGTTCATCCATTTATGGAGGCAATTTGCCGACTACACCCTGGGCTCAAGACAGCTCGGGTAGAGGACCGGCTTGGGCCAATTCTCTATTTGAAGACAATGCGGAGTTTGGTCTTGGGCTTTTCCTTGGGGTCGACCAGCTAAGGGATCGTGCCCGGTTGTTGCTTGGGGATATGGCTAAAAAGGGATGGATTGAGGAGGGCTTGCTTGAGGAATTGATCGAAGCTGAAGAGAAAAGCCCAAGGGAATTTTTAGAGCAGAGGAAGAGGATTCAACTCCTCAAAGAAAGGCTTAAAGGATTAGCCCTTTTCGAAGCCCGTGAGCTGGAAGCGGTTGCGGGTTACCTTTCGAAAAAAACCGTTTGGATCGTGGGGGGAGATGGCTGGGCTTATGACATCGGCCTGGGAGGGCTTATCCACGTTTTAGCTTTGAATTTTAATGTTCGTGTCCTGGTGTTAGATACCGAAGTGTATTCAAATACGGGAGGACAGGCTTCAAAAGCGACGCCACGGGGGGCGGTGGCTAAATTTGCCGCTTCAGGGAAAACAACGCCGAAGATGGATCTTGCCCTGATGGCGATTTCCCTGGGCAACGTGTACGTGGCTTCTGTCTCGATTGGAGCGGATGCTGAACACACCATCAATGCTTTCTTGGAAGCCGAAGCCTTCGACGGGCCCTCTCTCATCCTTGCTTATTCCCATTGTATTGCTCATGGCATTGACATGTCCAAGTCTATGCACCACCAAAAATCGCTGGTTGCTTCGGGAAGGTGGCCGATCTTTCGGTATAATCCCAAGGGTTATGCGGATGGGAAACACCTCAAACTTGATTGGACAAGGCCGATTGAGGGCTTTGAAAAAGCAGAGCTAAGCGAGAATAGATTTAGGATGCTTTTTTTCAGCGATCCTGAACGCGCCGAGGATCTCCTGGCTTTGGCTCTTGCCGACTGTCGAAATCGGCTCGAATATTATAAAAAAATCAATTAA
- a CDS encoding sulfite reductase subunit A: MKDSKKFKISRKALQSLIDLLKEQGYKTIGPKVSKNAILYDEIETLEDFPIGIGDEQEAGRYRLKKNPYPTLFGFASSPHSWKRFLFLAQEKIFTFRLPPDKTGRPSIDPPKEEPTPLAFIGVRSCDLHALAIQDRIFRQGPFPHSGYNLRAQGLFILAVNCTHPSATCFCSSMGTGPRAKNGFDLLLTEIAGPGTDPYYVIEPGSEKGKELLAKVEKEDASKEDLNKEEESLREAEQNITRRLDTQGIKELLYNNLNHPRWEQTAQRCLSCANCTFVCPTCFCSTLIDVPQAANVVERWMVWDSCFTLEFTHTPSGSVRKTVLSRYRQWMTHKLASWIDQFGTSGCVGCGRCISWCPVGIDITEEAAIIRKTSPLEIPS; the protein is encoded by the coding sequence ATGAAGGATTCAAAGAAGTTCAAAATCTCTAGAAAAGCGCTTCAATCCCTCATCGACTTGCTCAAGGAGCAGGGCTATAAAACGATCGGACCAAAAGTTTCAAAAAACGCTATCCTTTACGATGAAATAGAAACTTTGGAAGACTTCCCTATAGGCATCGGGGATGAGCAGGAAGCGGGCCGTTACCGATTGAAAAAAAACCCTTATCCGACCCTTTTTGGTTTTGCCTCTTCTCCCCATAGCTGGAAAAGGTTCCTATTCTTAGCCCAAGAAAAAATTTTTACTTTTCGACTCCCTCCTGACAAAACGGGACGGCCATCCATCGATCCTCCCAAGGAAGAACCGACTCCCTTGGCTTTTATTGGAGTAAGATCTTGCGATCTCCATGCCCTGGCCATACAAGATCGCATTTTTCGGCAAGGACCATTCCCTCATTCCGGTTACAACTTAAGGGCCCAGGGACTTTTTATCCTTGCCGTCAATTGCACCCATCCTTCGGCTACCTGTTTTTGTTCTTCCATGGGCACCGGACCCAGGGCAAAAAACGGTTTTGACTTGCTGTTAACGGAAATCGCCGGGCCAGGCACCGATCCTTATTACGTGATCGAGCCGGGCAGCGAAAAGGGGAAAGAACTCTTGGCCAAGGTAGAAAAAGAGGACGCTTCCAAGGAAGATCTTAACAAAGAAGAAGAAAGCCTTCGGGAAGCGGAGCAGAACATTACCCGTCGGCTGGACACTCAAGGTATTAAGGAGCTGCTCTATAACAACCTCAATCATCCGCGGTGGGAACAAACCGCCCAACGCTGCCTTTCCTGTGCGAACTGCACCTTTGTTTGTCCCACCTGTTTTTGTTCCACCCTTATCGATGTTCCACAAGCCGCCAACGTCGTAGAAAGATGGATGGTATGGGATTCCTGTTTTACCCTAGAATTTACCCATACCCCCTCTGGAAGCGTAAGAAAAACGGTTCTTTCACGCTACAGGCAGTGGATGACTCACAAACTGGCTTCATGGATTGATCAATTCGGAACTTCGGGTTGCGTGGGCTGCGGTCGTTGTATCAGCTGGTGCCCCGTAGGCATCGATATTACGGAGGAAGCCGCCATCATTCGAAAGACAAGTCCCCTTGAAATTCCATCTTAA
- a CDS encoding Crp/Fnr family transcriptional regulator: MNLLELQLSEHPFLKGIKEEYIKKLSTIASHVSYKAQGYLFWEGQKADQFFLIQKGFIALECYFPDRGVRTLQTISAGHVVGWSWICPPFLWHFSARVIEPVDALVFDALQLRQMMEEDHSLGYELTKRIIPLILERLQATRLQFLDIYGQPHAD, translated from the coding sequence ATGAACCTCCTGGAACTCCAACTGAGCGAGCATCCCTTCTTGAAAGGAATCAAAGAAGAATATATCAAAAAATTATCTACCATAGCCAGCCATGTTAGCTATAAAGCTCAAGGCTATCTCTTTTGGGAAGGACAAAAAGCGGATCAATTTTTTCTCATCCAAAAAGGTTTTATCGCCCTGGAATGCTATTTCCCTGACAGAGGGGTGCGTACCCTCCAGACGATAAGTGCAGGCCATGTCGTCGGTTGGTCATGGATATGTCCCCCTTTCCTTTGGCATTTTTCCGCCCGGGTCATCGAACCTGTAGATGCCTTGGTCTTTGATGCGCTCCAACTCAGGCAGATGATGGAAGAAGATCATTCCCTTGGCTACGAGCTGACCAAGAGGATCATTCCCTTGATCCTGGAAAGATTACAAGCTACCCGACTGCAGTTCTTGGACATTTATGGACAACCCCATGCCGATTGA
- a CDS encoding FAD/NAD(P)-binding protein, with protein MPIEPNPLFPRMFIIEEKRKESPTVVSLYLRSVDDQPFDFSPGQFNMISAIGGGEAAISIAGDPTDTHLLIHTLRIVGNVTRSLNTLQKKDPVFIRGPYGKGWPTEQAQGKTLILVAGGIGLPPLLPLIYKAKQQRGYFKKLVLLYGARTKEELLFMPFLEKMAQEKVIDLHLSLDRPSPGWNGHVGTVITLVSTVQFDPQQTVVFCCGPEIMMRFAAREFERWKVPKKNIFCSLERNMKCAIGICGHCQLSAYFLCKDGPVFPYEKIQKLLTIEEL; from the coding sequence ATGCCGATTGAACCTAACCCCCTGTTCCCCAGGATGTTTATCATCGAAGAAAAAAGGAAGGAATCTCCCACGGTGGTTAGCCTTTACTTGAGATCGGTAGACGATCAGCCTTTTGATTTTTCTCCCGGGCAATTTAACATGATTTCGGCCATTGGAGGGGGCGAAGCGGCCATTTCCATCGCGGGCGATCCAACCGATACCCATCTTCTTATCCACACCTTACGCATAGTGGGTAACGTCACCCGATCGTTAAACACGCTCCAAAAAAAAGATCCCGTATTTATCCGTGGTCCCTATGGCAAAGGTTGGCCTACAGAACAAGCCCAAGGGAAAACCCTTATTCTTGTCGCTGGCGGTATTGGATTGCCTCCCCTACTGCCCCTGATTTACAAGGCTAAACAGCAGAGAGGGTATTTTAAAAAATTGGTTCTCCTCTACGGAGCAAGAACAAAAGAGGAGCTCCTCTTTATGCCTTTTCTAGAGAAAATGGCCCAAGAGAAAGTCATCGACTTGCATCTGAGCTTGGATCGTCCTAGCCCCGGTTGGAACGGCCATGTCGGCACAGTCATTACGCTTGTTTCAACCGTCCAATTCGATCCTCAACAGACCGTTGTCTTTTGTTGCGGGCCGGAAATCATGATGCGGTTTGCAGCAAGGGAGTTTGAGCGCTGGAAAGTTCCCAAGAAAAACATTTTTTGTTCCTTAGAAAGGAACATGAAATGCGCCATCGGCATTTGCGGCCACTGCCAGCTCTCGGCTTATTTTTTATGCAAGGATGGGCCGGTTTTCCCGTATGAAAAAATACAAAAGCTTTTAACCATAGAAGAGCTCTAA
- a CDS encoding NADH-quinone oxidoreductase subunit B family protein, with the protein MTKIAVWKFTSCDGCQLSLLDLEEELLEIAQHFEISYFLEASSKVASPPYDISLVEGSITTEEAKHKIMDIRSSSRYLVTIGACATAGGIQALRNFASLESFKQSVYPRPEVIDVLPSSLPISHFVKVDYELQGCPINNRQLLSLLYAFSRHLRPAFSTGSVCMECKRRAIPCVMVAGGTLCLGPVTHAGCGALCPGVGRGCYGCYGPKETPNCPSLSRWAKEQLSVDALALKHAYQKFYCSTEEFKHFE; encoded by the coding sequence ATGACGAAAATAGCGGTATGGAAATTTACCTCCTGCGACGGCTGCCAACTTTCCTTGCTCGACCTGGAAGAAGAGCTGTTGGAAATCGCCCAACATTTCGAGATCTCTTACTTCCTAGAAGCGAGCAGTAAAGTCGCTTCTCCCCCTTACGACATTTCCCTGGTCGAAGGATCGATAACCACCGAAGAGGCAAAGCATAAAATTATGGATATCCGCTCCTCCTCGCGCTATCTTGTTACCATTGGAGCTTGCGCGACGGCGGGTGGCATTCAAGCTTTAAGAAATTTTGCCTCCCTGGAAAGTTTTAAGCAAAGCGTGTATCCCCGGCCCGAAGTCATAGACGTTCTTCCCTCCTCCCTTCCCATTTCCCACTTTGTAAAGGTCGATTATGAACTTCAGGGCTGTCCGATCAACAATCGACAGCTCCTCTCCCTTCTCTATGCTTTCAGCCGGCATCTCCGACCCGCCTTCTCCACGGGAAGCGTTTGCATGGAATGCAAAAGAAGGGCTATTCCCTGCGTGATGGTCGCTGGAGGAACCCTTTGCCTTGGCCCGGTTACCCATGCCGGCTGTGGTGCCCTCTGTCCCGGAGTTGGAAGGGGTTGTTACGGTTGTTACGGACCGAAAGAAACCCCCAACTGCCCTTCTCTTTCCCGGTGGGCAAAAGAACAACTTTCCGTCGATGCCCTGGCCTTGAAGCATGCTTATCAAAAGTTTTATTGTTCAACCGAGGAATTTAAACATTTCGAATGA
- a CDS encoding Ni/Fe hydrogenase subunit alpha, which yields MNFADRPLSLSISALSRVEGEGGISIEVEKGKVKSCKLHIFEAPRFFESFLIGRHFYEPPDITARICGICPVAYQVSSTAAIEKGCNVLIPENLWQLRRLLYCGEWIESHSLHVFFLHAPGFLRYPSLMEMAKDYPTEVGWGLQMKKAGNALIRTLGGREIHPVNVRVGGFYSLPEKKELKKLLDPLKKGLDNTLAALKWMGSTFSFPPFQGAYRFVALRNDASYPIERGQLYCGQQPVPIEQFENFFKEEQTDYSNALRWLGNDSAPCVAGPLARFNLNYYLLPPFLRDILKQTTLNYPCLNPFQSILVRLVEVAYAFDEAIRLIETYEPEGEPCCIDFKPCASLGQGISEAPRGILYHRYHVDEQGIITGAKIVPPTCFNLVSAEEDLKAWIESHPHDSIENLSADCEQIVRNYDPCISCATHLIKLTFL from the coding sequence ATGAACTTTGCCGATCGACCCCTAAGCTTGTCCATTTCAGCCCTATCCCGCGTTGAAGGCGAAGGGGGCATTTCAATCGAAGTCGAAAAGGGAAAAGTTAAAAGCTGCAAGCTTCACATTTTTGAAGCTCCTCGTTTTTTCGAATCCTTTTTAATCGGCAGGCATTTTTACGAACCGCCCGATATAACGGCAAGAATCTGCGGGATATGCCCCGTTGCCTACCAGGTGAGCTCGACGGCAGCGATCGAAAAGGGGTGTAATGTTTTGATCCCCGAAAACCTATGGCAATTGCGCCGACTGCTGTATTGCGGCGAATGGATAGAAAGCCATAGTCTGCATGTTTTCTTTCTCCATGCTCCCGGTTTTTTACGCTACCCGAGCCTGATGGAAATGGCCAAAGATTACCCGACAGAGGTGGGCTGGGGACTGCAGATGAAGAAGGCGGGTAATGCCCTCATTCGAACCCTTGGCGGCAGGGAGATCCATCCTGTTAATGTCCGGGTGGGGGGATTCTATAGCCTGCCGGAGAAAAAAGAACTGAAAAAGCTTTTGGATCCTCTAAAAAAAGGATTGGACAACACCCTTGCGGCACTCAAGTGGATGGGTTCAACCTTTTCTTTTCCCCCTTTCCAGGGAGCATACCGCTTTGTGGCCCTGAGAAATGACGCTTCCTATCCCATCGAAAGGGGCCAGCTTTATTGCGGCCAACAACCCGTTCCAATCGAGCAATTTGAAAACTTTTTCAAAGAAGAACAAACCGATTATTCCAATGCGCTCCGGTGGTTGGGGAACGATTCGGCTCCCTGCGTTGCCGGCCCTCTTGCACGCTTCAATCTCAATTACTATCTTTTACCCCCTTTTTTAAGGGATATCCTTAAGCAGACGACCTTGAACTATCCTTGCCTAAACCCCTTCCAATCCATTCTCGTCAGGTTGGTCGAGGTGGCCTATGCTTTTGATGAAGCCATCAGGCTTATTGAAACTTACGAGCCCGAAGGAGAACCTTGCTGCATCGATTTTAAGCCTTGTGCGAGCCTCGGCCAGGGTATTAGCGAAGCCCCGCGCGGGATCCTCTACCACCGTTACCATGTCGATGAGCAGGGCATTATCACGGGGGCAAAAATCGTTCCTCCCACCTGCTTCAACTTGGTTTCGGCAGAAGAAGACTTAAAAGCCTGGATCGAGTCGCACCCCCACGATTCGATCGAAAACCTGAGCGCGGACTGCGAACAGATCGTCAGGAACTATGACCCTTGTATTTCCTGCGCTACCCATTTAATCAAGTTAACCTTCCTCTAG